The segment TATGGGTTAAACAGTTCAACAGGATCCAATGTGTCAGAGGACTGCTTTGAGCGCCAATGTCTattttggcataatttctacaccaaccactttacaaagtgtactgggtgcttttttttcatcACACTTATCCAAGATTTCTGTATTTCCCCTAAGACTATGGAACTGCATCAGGTGAGTCCCTCTCCAAGAACTCTATATGTCACCTAAAACTATGAGTCTGCCCATATAAGTTTTTTTCAAGACCTCCATATATCAGTTAAGACCATAGAACTGTCCAGATGAGCTTCTTTTTGAACCCTCCATTTTCTAAGACCATGCAACGGCCCCAGGTTATTCTCTTCCTGATCACATATACACCACTGAATGTCTCCCACAACTATGGAACAGTCCTAAGTGAGTTTCACTTCAAGACCTCAGTATGATTTATAAGATCATGGAACTGTCTCAGTTCATTTCTTCTTCTAGACATTTGTACATCTCCTAAATCCATGAGTTCCTTTCAAAGATTGTTCTATGTCTCTAAGATAATGGAACTTCTCCAGGAAAGTTCATCTCCTAGGcctctatatatatttcctaaGAACCCTGAACTGCTTGGGTTAGTTTCTCTCAAAGAGCTCTATATGTCTTCTAAGACCATGGAACTGTCCATCTCCAAGATCTCTCTAAATCTCCTAAGTCAAAAATCTCTGCATGTATCCTAGTTGATTTCCTCTCCAAACTTTTGTATACCTTCTATGACCATGGAGCTGGTCCAGCAGAGTTCATTTCTGAAGACTGCTGTCTCCTAATCCCATACAACTGCCCTAGGTGAGTTTCTCTCCAAGAACTCTGTATGTCTCCTAAGACCGTGCCACTGCCCTAAGTTAATCTCTATCCAAAACCTCTGTACATCTTGTAAGGCCATGGAACTGCCCTAGTTGAGTTCCTCTCAAAGACCATGGAAATACCTCAGTTATATTCCTCTCACACACCTCTGTATGTCTCCCAATAACGTTGGAACTTCCTCAAGTGAGTTCATCTTGGACATTTGTATGTTTTCTAAGACCAGGGAATTGCTGCAGGTAAGTTCTTCTGCCTGACCTCTGTATATCTCATAAAACCAAGGAACTGCTAGCATTTGCTCATGAGCTGAATGTCTCCATGTCACAGTTGTTGTCTTAGGGCCGataaagtttaatatttctgaagTTGTTACTATCAGAACAAACCAGAATGAATACCAATAAAGAACATTGGTATTGATAAATACTATTAAAAGTACATTCAAAGACAGTTAATTTGGAGGGATTTATTTGTACAAATGTGATGACCTTTTCTACCTCAAGGGGCCAAtgattgataataaaataatgactatGGAACTTAAAAATATTGGaatgtaattaaatttttaaaaatatttttatcaaaaatattacaaTTGTAATTTATCTCAGTGATGTAGAGATATCTGTGGttacagaaaatataatgttGAGATGTTGTTACCACACTGAAATACATCTTCAGTTACAACATATtttattcctgccactctatgtcacgctggtgagacccatattggagtatgggattcaagcctcttctccttatctcctcaaagacatacagcacctcgaaagagtcctgaggctggctacccgcatggttcatggtttcaaaaatttgtcctacgaagaaaggctgaggacgctcgacctttgttctcttgaaaaacgccgccgccgtggtgatctcattctcgcccacaacatcataagcgggaagtgtaacctctcgaaagagctgttcttcactcctgctccggagcgtcggctgcggggtcattccgaaaagctctacctgcgacgatttcatctcaatcgaaggagaggagctgccagacgagatggtgaagatgccgacgaccgctttgttcaaagcctccctggacctcaagtggcctgaactctttacatgaacaccaccctgtacttaactccatgtccccctacatggccttgctatttgcttttgagccaaattaactaactaactaactaactaactaactatagcACAGCTTCTGGAACCGTATGAATACAAACATGTTTAGTTAAGTGactcttttgagagaatgatttaccacagacatcacagtgatatggtttctctcctgtatgaatacgtttgtgcttaaTTAACacactactttgagagaatgatttactgcagatatcacaatgatatggcttctcccctgtatgaatggtTCTGTGTCGAGTTAAATCActacttccagagaatgatttaccacagacatcacactgatatggtttttctccagtatgaatacgtttatgttttgTTAAGTGACTTCtttcagtgaatgatttaccacagatattacattcgtagggtttctctcccgtatgaatacgtttgtgagtaattAAGGTACTTCCTCCAGAGAacgattcaccacagatatcacacaggtatggtttctcccctgtatgaatacgtttgtggctAGTTAAGTGActtttttcagagaatgatttatcacagatatcacataaatatggtttctcccctgtatgaatacgtttgtggctGGTTAAGACCCCACACtgtgagaaagatttaccacaaatatcacagtgatatggtttctctcctgtatgaatacgtttgtgagcaaTTAAGGTACTCcctctagagaatgatttaccacagatatcgcactgatatggtttctctcccgtatgaatacgcttgtgcagagttatatcaccattttcagaaaatgatttaccacagatgtcacagtgatatggcttttctcctgtatgaatacgtttatgagtatCTCGGTTACCTTTCAGAGAGAAAGACTTGCCACAAATATCGCAGTGATAAGGtctttctccagtatgaataagtttgtgccTAGTTAAGACACATTTTAcagtaaatgatttaccacagatatcacactgatatggtctctcacctgtgtgaatacgtatatGAGTAATTAATTCATCATTTCGATAAAATGATTTGttgcagacatcacagtgatgtgatttctctcctgtgtgaataagTTTGTGGTTAGTTAAATGACTGttctcagagaatgatttaccacagacatcacagtgatatggtttctccccagtaGGAATACTTCCATGAGCTGTTAAGTGATGGTTTAGGAAGAATATACCACCATGGTATGATGGCTGTCCTATCTCTTTTGGCATCTTTTCTGAAAAATCAACCCTGCTAGACTCATCAGTTTCACACTTTACCTGTTCCATAATTTCATTCTCTCACCTCAATATATTGacttctttctcatttctttttttatagtttatatttaaaaacatattcCTTTTGTTGCATTTTCATCAATACCAGAAGATACTGCAAACATCTTTGTAATTCAAGTTAGAAAAATCAACTTATACATAAtccagagagagaagagaaatgttGTTATTAATTTCAGCTTAGAGAAAATATTGTAATTGCTGCAGGTAAGTTCTTCTGACAGACCATAGATTTATATAAACAAGATTATCTCTGCTCTGTTTAGTctaaaagatgataaatattgAAGAAGATGTATCTGATGTAAAAGTTCTTTAAATCCAATgccatctgatattctgaaataaaagagAAGTAAATGATATAGAGGATACTTAAAATGTATGGATTCAACAGTGgacattttatttcaatctttCTTATAAATGGTAAAAAggtaataatgtatgtatttttatatgcattttaCTGTTATTTGTTTTATCGCCCTGGGGTTAGAGAGATGAATAGCTAGAAGGGCAACATACCCTTGTTAAAGATAAGGGGTGGAGAGATATCATTCAGAATTTAGGATAAACCAGATGTTGGTTATGGAGGGGAAAGGTTTGATTACCTACACTTTACTCATTGATGAACCACCTAATTTTCTCCAACTTACATCCTGACCAGCTGCTGGCTAGGTTGGTGGCCATAAATCTTTTCTCACCCCAACCACTAACTAAATTCCAAATACACTTCCATCCCTTTAATGATTCTGTTTTTCTTCCATTGAAGGCCAGATGCATTCTCACTGCACACAGGGATTGTTCTTTCtattattatgaaattatatgaaggcggcaagctggcagaatcattagcacaccgggcaaaatgctgcggtattttgtctgccactacattctgagttcaaattctgccgcgatcaactttgcctttcatccttttagggtcgataaattaaataccagttgagtactggaggtcaatgtaatcgactattctcttcccccaaatttcaggccttgcacctatagtagaaaggattatgaaatCATCTGATGAAAAgagttatttttaatactagcagtatcgcccagcgttgctcgggtttgtaagggaaataactatatgagcatttttagagagttacttcccttatataaaccgagcaaaaaatgcgaaaaaatgatggtaatttttttttaaatcgtagactcatcgtagacgcgcgctaatacccagaagggctcgatatgaatcacgactataagatacccgcttttggttaaactgcaccgcaaaatgtgggagtagttaggaatctaaatcggaggagacagactctcatacaacttcagttttatatataaagatgatgtAATGTACTCACTCAGCAAATAAAAAATGCATAAGAAACAGCCGTAATGAACTGACATTTATCTACcgtctgttattttttatttgcctatAATAATGGAGTAGGGTTAAGCATGATGACTTGTGCTTCTACCATgcaaagtttgaaaaaaaaagacgacAAAGTGCAAACAACCATGTAGCTTCAGGACCCCTTCACCAGTGACCCAGGGAAACTCCAGGACCGGCCACTGATGAACACCCTGGTGGCCGGCAGACATGACTAAATGCTCCTCTATGTCCGCAATCACAACTCCAGACGCAGGCTCCTTATCAACACAGGAGCAGAAGTCAGTGTGATCATGGCATTGGCAAGGGACCTCCGTCACGGAAAGCGGAACCAACCTTTAACAACTGCCAATGGGTCCACAATCGAGACATACGGTCATCACACCCTTTCCTTCAACATTGGATCATGAAAATACACATGGGCATTCACCATCGCCGATATCCATCAGCCCATAATTGGTGCAGACTTTCTTCGCGCACACTTGCTACTGGTGGATTGCAGGGAAGACAACTCCTAGACAACAACACATATGCTTCCATGCCTCTTGCAACATCTGTACATGCAACCATCTCGTGGACCAAGAATGAATTTTTGGATCTTCTTGTAAGTCACCCCAAATTCACCACTCGAACATTCTCCAAGCCTACAGCCCCCCCTTCCCACAGGGATGATACCACTGCTCCCCCCCAGTGCACAGCCGCACATATCGTCTATCACCAGACAAATTTGCAATTGCAAAGACCGAGTTCAAGAATATGGAGGTATTGGGTATAGTTCGCTGATCAAGCAGTCCCTGGTCATCACCTCTGCATGTGGCCTCCAAAACCCAACAGAGATTATCGATTCAGCAGAGATTACCACCGTCTCAACGTGGATATGACACCTGACCGCTACCCCTTTCCAAACATACAAGATTTTTCAGCCCAGTTAGCCGGGTGCTCAGTTTCTCCAAGGTTGACCTTATCCAGGAATACCACCAAATACCAGTACAAGACAACAATGTACCAAAAACTGCTGTGATCACTCCTTTCGGTCGGTACGAATTCCTATGTACACCCTTTGAGCTGAAAAACGTGGTGCAATCCTTCTAATGCCTGATGGACACTGTGTGCATTTTTAGATAATATCCTTATTGCAAGTCCAAATGCAGAGCTACATAAGAAGCACCTAGTGACTCTTTTTAATCGGCTGGAATGGTATGGTTTAGTAATCAACCCCACCAAGTGTGTTTTTGGTGCAACAGAAATCGACTTCTTGGGACATCGAATCACAAGTGCCAGTGCTACACCTCTATCCTTTTCATGCCCCACCACAAGCAAGGCTCTACATCAATTCGTGGGCATGGTAAACTTTTACCATCGCTTCATCCCTTCTGCAGCAAAAGTGATGAGACCCCTATACAAAGCACTGTCAAAAGAAGGTGCAAAAAGACAGGTGGAGTGGGATAGTACAATGACTTCAGCCTTCCAATCCACAAAACAAGCTCTGGCCCAAGCAACCATGATGTCCCAACCTCACATGTCAGCTCGGACTGCAGTCACAGTTGACGCATCCAACACAGCTATTAGGGGCGTTTTGGAACACTACATCAACAGTCAGTGGCCACCGCTCGCCTTCTTCAGCCAAACAGAAATGCAGTGCTTTTGACAAGGAACTACTGGCTGTCCATCTAGGCATCCGCCACTTTCAGTATCTCCTTGCAGGCTGCACACTTACAGTATTCACGGATCGCAAACCACTCACCTTTGCTATGAGCAAGCTCTCAGAGCCTTGGTCTGCATGCCAACAAAGACAGCTATCAGCAATTTCTGAGTAAACCACAGACATCCAACACATAGCCAGCAAGGGCAACCCAGTAGCCGATGCACTCTCTCGTGCTCCTACCCGCTCTCACACCGACCTAGCACCAATAACAGAAGGCTTGGATTACGAAGCTATGGCTGCAACCCAAGATCAGGGCCTACCACACTGCCATCACATCACTTTCTTTGCAGGATGTACACTTTGGCTCTAATGGCACAACCCTACTGTGTGATGTATCCACTGGGAAGCCACAGCCGATCAACCCATCAGCCTGGCGCAAGAAAGTTTTCATGGACTTTCCCATCCAGGTGCTAAAGCCACACAGTGGCTGCTGTCAAGCAAATTTATCTGGCATGGTATGGCCAAGCAAATTGGGGACTGGACCAGGTCCTACAACCCCTGTCAATAAGCCAAGGTCGATCATCACACCAAAGCAACCGTTGGCAACTATGAACCACCTCACACCCGATTCAGCCACGTCAACATCAACCTTGTCGGCCCCCTACCACCTTCACAAGGTTGCTCGTATCTACTGACCTTGGTGGACCGCTACACCCATTGGCCTGAAACTATCCCTCTCCACAGCACAGAAACAAGAAGTCAGCCAAGCGTTCATCACAAACTGGGTCACCTGTTTTGGTGTGCCAGATAGCATATCATCTAATCAGGGTCCACAATTCCCCTCAAAGCTGTGGAATGACATGTGTGGTCTTTTCAGAATCACAATGAACCGCACAACAGCCTACAACCCACAGGCCAACGGATTAGTGGAAAGATTTCACTGCTGCCTGAAGGAATCACTGACAACCAGACTTAATGGGCCAAATTGGATCGACCAACTCCCATGGGTGATGCTAGGAACCCGCACTGCCCCAAAAGAAAATCTCAACACTTCTTCCTCAGAAATGGTTTTATGGTACTCCCCTTACAGTGCCAGGAGAATTCCTTCCGAATACAAAGTCGGACCTGGTGTCAAAAGGTACCTCACTCAACTGAGAGACAGCATGGGCCCAGATCATCCATAACAAATGATCTCCACACAGCTAACTTTGTGTTCGTTCGACGTGACACACGACAAAAACCCCTCCAGTCACCCTACGGCAGTCCATACATCCGGAAGATAAAACATTCCAACTCTTAATTGGCAGACGACAAGACACGGTCTCCATCAATAGATTGAAACTGGCCCATCTCGATATTGACTGCCCCGTTCTGGTGGCCCAACCACCAAACAGGGGCCGTCCTAGACAAATCACACCAACCCTTAACAAGGAACAGTTACTAAAGAATCGAGTAACCACACACGGGGGGACAGGACAATTAAAACACTTTCCCCGTTTCCAATGACAGTCTGCAGTTCTGGTGGGGAACTATGTAGGGCAGAATTAGTGACAAACGAACTGTAGACAGAAACTTCGTTGCGGGCTAGCTAGAAAGTTGATCAGCTGGAAAACAAAAGGACTTCCGGAAGGAGAAGGAAAACAGAAGGATGTCAACAGCGAGAGTGAAACAAATCTGAGTGAACTAAACAGAAATAACTGATGACTTAAGCCCTGATGTACGTAAAGTAATAAACCTTTCGTAAATGTATTCTCTCCACTAGTTCGTTTGCGTATAGCTTAACAAAGCTATAGTAGTATTAACTCACCTGCACATGTATCATTTAAAGGTGGACACCTTTTGATTCTTCAAAAAATATAGGGAGTAACTTGATTGTCGCAGTGGCTTTCTCTTTAACATGTCTGCAACATCGAAAGGTTATACAAATAACAGACAAAAGAATTacctgtaaataaaatatattttctaaaaaaaaaaaaaaaaaaaaaaattatgacgtttaaccctttcattactgtgttTCTGcttttgaaaatagtgaagaatttagtaaaaaatttGGCGGATGTAAAGAATACGTTTACCACCCGTTTTTCGCCCAACAaaaaaaccctaaccttaaacacTGGCTGTATGTAATCTTTAATTTTGCCAAATAACTACAGATTGCAGCACCCCCACCCACCCGACTTTGGACGATAAcgttcagaaaaatggatatttttaaataaaactttctacgaatatgtgtcatatcatgtagattccgaatatacaaaatgTTTGGGAGAAAGTGTTTTAGGAGGGATTGGAgtggggaatttcggaaaattcaccggagtccatttcgattcgtcttaactttcaagaaaatggatatttttttaatgaaattctctacaaatatacctcgggCTATGTAGAATCCGAGGACATAGGAATTTGGGGAGAAAACAATTGGGGGTTATCTTTGAGAACCGTTCCCCACTCGGGGGTGTTTcggaacaagtcgtccatatttgtttcattttctccgttttgtgcgtttgtgcatccgtagatttctactgaAGCCACAAACCGGCAATGAAGGCAGATGAAGCCCTCACCAGAAAACTGtctatgctaaaaataacagttaaaggTCTAGTACACAGAAATGTTATTAAGATGACTTATCTGTTGCatacgccttttttttttttttttactttaaataaaTTCCTAGGTGAACGTTTTAAATAGAAAGGCAGAAGACACcagaagtaaaaataaagaatacaccCGCACAGTTAAATATAGAAGTATAAAGTAATTGTtacataatctctataataaaCATGGTATTGAATGGAATAATCCCCCGTTTGAACTTTTttaagttacatatatacatgagtgaggGGGGGGTAaaaatctacggatgcacaaaacggagaaattgaaacaaataagGACGACTTGTTCAGAAACACCCGCGTTATCTACATAGTCCGaagtatatttgtagagaatttcattataaaatatccatttttcttgaaagttaagatgaACTGAAGTGGACTTCGGTGAATTTTCCAACCTCTAGTGTGTGATCcgagcaaaaaaatgaaaaaaaaaaaatggtgtaatAGGTGTgaaacaacatgtagtaaacaaatatgaaaacaaaaatgcgcgCTGGCGAACGTAGGGTGAGGAGAGAGGACTTGGAAaattcacttgcccaaggtgccatgcagtaagactgaacccggaaccgtatggttgggaagaatatccattttcttgagggAAAAAAATCGGATCGTATGAAATGTCCTGGTCAATCCTCatcacaaatgaaatttaaatgttgcagtgaaagtaacggttttgtgtgtgtgtgtgagttcttgaatggcttacaaacatcttcgctGCAACTGTTTCTGCAGAACCGAAAAAATATTGtgcgcaaatttttgttttcatcttcgTTTATAGCATAGATAATTTTTCCTCTGAAATGCCGCCTTCGGCCTCCAGGACgcatcggtcggcccgaggctatagtt is part of the Octopus sinensis linkage group LG8, ASM634580v1, whole genome shotgun sequence genome and harbors:
- the LOC118764535 gene encoding zinc finger protein OZF-like; this translates as MEQVKCETDESSRVDFSEKMPKEIGQPSYHGGIFFLNHHLTAHGSIPTGEKPYHCDVCGKSFSENSHLTNHKLIHTGEKSHHCDVCNKSFYRNDELITHIRIHTGERPYQCDICGKSFTVKCVLTRHKLIHTGERPYHCDICGKSFSLKGNRDTHKRIHTGEKPYHCDICGKSFSENGDITLHKRIHTGEKPYQCDICGKSFSRGSTLIAHKRIHTGEKPYHCDICGKSFSQCGVLTSHKRIHTGEKPYLCDICDKSFSEKSHLTSHKRIHTGEKPYLCDICGESFSGGSTLITHKRIHTGEKPYECNICGKSFTERSHLTKHKRIHTGEKPYQCDVCGKSFSGSSDLTRHRTIHTGEKPYHCDICSKSFSQSSVLIKHKRIHTGEKPYHCDVCGKSFSQKSHLTKHVCIHTVPEAVL